Proteins from a genomic interval of Candidatus Poribacteria bacterium:
- a CDS encoding tyrosine-type recombinase/integrase, with protein sequence MKGTRPLDNNEIRLVSACFTGTFEVRNRSLFLIGVSTGGRISELLSLRIGDVWQNGKAVTDLLYDRSVVKGGEVSRAVPVNTDGLRAIDALIGWHRERYATLQKKRPLFPSRNGQGRKPLSRREAHTVLKDAFMTAGLNGHLATHSLRKSFAQRLYEQTGDVFTVQEMLGHKSIATTQKYLGAVQKMSLDGGAA encoded by the coding sequence ATGAAAGGCACAAGACCCCTTGACAACAACGAGATCCGACTTGTTTCAGCATGTTTCACCGGCACGTTTGAAGTCCGCAACCGCTCACTATTTCTGATCGGTGTTTCTACTGGGGGACGCATCAGTGAGTTGCTATCACTTCGGATCGGGGACGTATGGCAGAACGGAAAGGCGGTCACCGATCTGCTCTACGACCGTTCCGTCGTCAAAGGCGGTGAAGTCTCCAGAGCCGTGCCGGTGAATACAGACGGCTTGCGAGCGATTGATGCGTTGATAGGTTGGCATCGAGAGCGGTACGCAACCCTGCAAAAGAAACGACCGTTATTCCCATCGAGAAACGGACAAGGGCGGAAGCCGTTATCGAGGCGTGAGGCTCACACTGTCCTGAAGGACGCTTTTATGACTGCGGGTTTGAACGGGCATCTCGCAACGCATTCCCTTCGCAAGTCGTTTGCCCAACGGCTCTATGAGCAGACGGGTGATGTTTTTACCGTCCAAGAGATGTTAGGGCATAAGTCGATCGCGACGACCCAGAAGTATTTGGGAGCGGTGCAGAAAATGTCTTTGGATGGTGGTGCCGCGTAG